Proteins encoded together in one Mycobacterium sp. MS1601 window:
- a CDS encoding putative hydro-lyase, producing the protein MSTGLVELHAAADSPSAARTVIRRGDFTGHTSGLARGYAQANLVVLPADAAANFLRFCVVNQQSCPLIDITSAGSPEPTYAAPGADLRTDLPRYRVFRHGRLVDEPTDVTAHWRPDLVAFLLGCSFTFEWALADAGLPVAHQLQHVNVPMYVSDRRCEPVAPFDGPTVVSMRPFPSHQIPEVTAVTARFPAMHGAPLHVGDPAALGIARLDQPDFGDAVELAPGDVPVFWACGVTPQVAVQRACPELAIFHDPGHMFITDLPHSAFDLHAHVR; encoded by the coding sequence ATGAGCACCGGATTGGTGGAACTCCACGCCGCTGCGGACTCGCCTTCGGCCGCGCGCACAGTGATACGCCGAGGTGATTTCACCGGGCACACCAGCGGCCTGGCCAGGGGCTATGCGCAAGCCAACCTGGTGGTGCTGCCGGCCGACGCCGCTGCGAACTTCCTGCGTTTCTGTGTGGTCAACCAGCAGTCGTGCCCATTGATCGACATCACTTCGGCGGGCTCGCCGGAGCCCACCTACGCGGCGCCGGGTGCGGACCTTCGTACGGACCTGCCCCGTTACCGGGTATTCCGACACGGACGCCTGGTCGACGAGCCCACCGACGTCACGGCCCACTGGCGCCCGGACCTGGTCGCGTTTCTGCTCGGCTGCTCCTTCACCTTCGAGTGGGCACTCGCCGACGCGGGGCTTCCTGTCGCACATCAACTCCAGCACGTCAACGTGCCGATGTACGTGAGTGACCGGCGCTGTGAACCCGTCGCCCCGTTCGACGGGCCCACTGTGGTGTCCATGCGTCCGTTCCCGTCGCATCAGATCCCCGAGGTCACCGCCGTGACCGCACGCTTTCCCGCCATGCACGGCGCACCCCTGCACGTCGGGGACCCGGCCGCGCTGGGGATCGCGCGACTGGACCAACCGGACTTCGGCGACGCCGTCGAGTTGGCCCCCGGCGACGTACCGGTGTTCTGGGCCTGCGGCGTCACACCCCAGGTGGCGGTGCAGCGGGCCTGCCCGGAGTTGGCGATCTTCCACGACCCTGGCCACATGTTCATCACCGACCTGCCGCACAGTGCGTTCGATCTCCACGCCCATGTCCGCTAA
- a CDS encoding DUF4267 domain-containing protein yields the protein MTIDRAAAAVGTIRLASGVSFLVDPLRANRIWGEPDDPGPSARLLLRSMGYRDALVGGLLLAAAVRGRDTRGWFLASGGADAADLLGGMSVHDDLKRGQQIIGLGGAVVGIGVGLWGALRRRVPSVPTTR from the coding sequence ATGACGATCGATCGGGCCGCGGCGGCGGTCGGAACCATCCGCCTGGCGTCGGGAGTTTCGTTTCTCGTTGATCCGTTGCGCGCCAACCGCATCTGGGGTGAACCAGACGATCCGGGCCCGTCGGCGAGGTTGCTGCTTCGGTCGATGGGGTACCGCGATGCGCTGGTGGGCGGGCTACTCCTTGCGGCGGCGGTACGCGGCCGTGACACCCGCGGGTGGTTCCTCGCGTCCGGCGGTGCCGATGCCGCTGATCTGCTGGGTGGTATGAGCGTGCATGACGACCTCAAGCGGGGCCAGCAGATCATCGGCCTCGGCGGTGCGGTGGTGGGTATCGGAGTGGGGCTGTGGGGCGCGTTGCGGCGCCGGGTGCCAAGCGTGCCAACCACGCGGTAG
- a CDS encoding copper chaperone PCu(A)C, translating to MMAAVPLLAACSAATEQQEPAAHAVAVGDAWVKAADHGMTAAFGVLSNGSGHDVRIVSASTPVAAMVELHEVVGDGGAMTMRQKAGGFVIPAGADVELEPGGDHFMLMDLTETLVPGTDVQIVATFDDGSTLPITAQVRDFPGADEHYVPGAHG from the coding sequence ATGATGGCCGCCGTCCCGCTCTTGGCCGCATGTTCTGCGGCGACCGAACAGCAGGAGCCGGCAGCGCATGCCGTCGCCGTGGGTGACGCCTGGGTCAAAGCTGCCGACCACGGCATGACTGCGGCATTTGGCGTGCTGTCCAATGGCAGTGGGCACGACGTCCGCATCGTGTCGGCGTCCACCCCGGTAGCGGCGATGGTCGAATTGCATGAAGTTGTCGGCGACGGCGGCGCGATGACCATGCGACAGAAGGCAGGCGGTTTCGTGATACCGGCCGGAGCCGACGTCGAGCTGGAGCCCGGCGGTGACCACTTCATGCTGATGGATCTCACCGAAACGCTTGTTCCGGGCACGGATGTGCAGATCGTCGCGACGTTCGACGACGGCTCGACACTGCCGATCACGGCTCAGGTCCGGGATTTCCCGGGTGCCGACGAACACTACGTTCCGGGCGCACATGGCTGA